Proteins from a genomic interval of Clostridium cochlearium:
- a CDS encoding DEAD/DEAH box helicase, with protein MENTSFKSLGISEDILEALLKLGYKNPSEVQQKVIPIAIKNKDIIVKSKTGSGKTAAFGIPICENIDLEEKKPQALILTPTRELCVQVKEDIKNIGRFKRIKCSAIFGKQPFKAQALELKQRTHVVVGTPGRTMDHIERGTIDLDKIKYFIVDEGDEMFNMGFIDQVESIMRKLPKKRVNMLFSATIPEKIEKLCEKYMKFPVMIEVNPEEITEEKIEHIYYEVEEKNKFELLNKILITENPDSAIIFCRTQENVNSVAKLMKNKKYPCKALHGGMMQDKRIDIMNRFKRGEFMFLVATDLAARGIDVENVTHIINYDIPMEKENYVHRTGRTGRAGRQGRAISLVTPYEDRFFEQIEEYIGFKIKSGDEITKESVENAEEAFIEKIKAMPKIKKQKSDELNKGITKIYLSAGKKKKIRPGDIVGGITSIAGVNPEDVGIIDIQEVCSYVDILNGKGKLVLEGLKSTTIKGKKLRAERAVK; from the coding sequence ATGGAAAACACAAGTTTTAAAAGCTTAGGAATAAGCGAAGATATACTAGAGGCTTTATTAAAATTAGGATATAAAAATCCTTCAGAGGTACAACAAAAGGTTATTCCAATAGCTATTAAGAATAAAGATATAATAGTAAAATCAAAAACTGGAAGCGGTAAGACAGCAGCTTTTGGAATACCTATATGTGAAAATATTGATTTAGAAGAGAAAAAACCACAAGCACTAATTCTTACACCTACTAGGGAACTTTGCGTTCAAGTAAAAGAAGATATAAAAAATATTGGAAGGTTTAAAAGGATAAAATGTTCTGCAATTTTTGGAAAACAACCTTTTAAAGCTCAAGCATTGGAGTTAAAACAAAGAACCCATGTGGTAGTTGGAACACCAGGAAGAACAATGGATCATATAGAAAGAGGAACAATAGATCTTGATAAAATTAAATATTTCATTGTAGATGAAGGTGATGAAATGTTTAATATGGGATTTATAGACCAAGTTGAAAGTATTATGAGAAAACTACCTAAAAAAAGAGTTAATATGCTTTTTTCTGCTACTATACCAGAGAAAATTGAAAAGTTATGTGAAAAGTATATGAAGTTTCCTGTTATGATAGAAGTTAATCCAGAGGAAATAACAGAAGAAAAAATAGAACATATATATTATGAAGTTGAAGAGAAAAATAAATTTGAACTTTTAAATAAAATATTAATTACTGAAAATCCTGATAGTGCAATTATATTTTGCAGAACTCAAGAAAATGTAAATAGTGTTGCCAAATTAATGAAAAATAAAAAATATCCTTGTAAAGCCCTTCATGGTGGAATGATGCAGGATAAAAGAATAGATATTATGAATAGATTTAAAAGGGGAGAATTTATGTTTTTGGTGGCAACGGATCTTGCGGCAAGAGGCATAGACGTAGAAAATGTAACTCATATAATAAACTATGATATCCCTATGGAAAAGGAAAATTATGTTCACAGAACTGGAAGAACAGGAAGAGCTGGAAGGCAAGGTCGTGCAATAAGTTTAGTTACACCTTATGAAGATAGGTTCTTTGAGCAAATTGAAGAGTATATAGGTTTTAAAATAAAATCAGGAGATGAGATTACAAAAGAAAGTGTGGAAAATGCAGAAGAAGCTTTTATAGAAAAAATTAAAGCTATGCCAAAGATTAAAAAGCAAAAGTCAGATGAATTAAATAAGGGCATAACAAAAATATACCTTAGTGCTGGTAAAAAGAAAAAAATAAGACCAGGAGATATAGTTGGGGGCATTACAAGCATTGCTGGTGTTAATCCAGAGGATGTAGGTATAATAGATATACAGGAAGTTTGTTCTTATGTTGATATATTAAATGGCAAAGGAAAACTTGTGTTAGAAGGATTAAAGTCTACTACTATAAAGGGTAAAAAGCTTAGAGCAGAAAGAGCGGTTAAATAA
- a CDS encoding DUF3990 domain-containing protein, with protein sequence MIVYHGSYCIVDTPHISFSRDALDFGKGFYVTKIKEQAINWTNKFKRRGKNGYLNIYKQIKNG encoded by the coding sequence TTGATAGTATACCATGGGTCTTATTGCATAGTAGATACTCCTCATATTTCTTTTTCAAGAGATGCTTTAGATTTTGGAAAGGGTTTTTATGTAACTAAAATTAAAGAACAAGCAATTAATTGGACAAATAAATTTAAAAGAAGAGGAAAAAATGGATATTTAAATATATATAAACAAATAAAAAACGGATGA
- a CDS encoding ABC transporter permease: protein MEGFKAAVINEVEKLYKKKKILVAAIVSLIFIVIGQFTVMGVRSGFGIRGTSSMEFPILVLSVVLKSILPLFTALVTIDSFSGEFSQNTMKITITRPISRLKFFTAKIVAIMLFVIANLLFVMIFSIIIGIIFNSNSFTFIGILRIFLCYVVSILPMMILALIIIVFCNILKSGTGVFFLSVLLFIAFKAMEVIFSRYSGIFFTSMLNWYNLWIISNLPFIKILRQFMMMCGYGIVLFTLGYYLFDKKEF, encoded by the coding sequence ATGGAAGGATTTAAGGCGGCTGTAATTAACGAAGTTGAAAAATTGTACAAAAAGAAAAAAATATTAGTGGCGGCTATAGTATCTTTAATTTTTATTGTAATAGGGCAATTTACTGTTATGGGGGTAAGGAGTGGATTTGGAATAAGAGGTACTTCTAGCATGGAGTTCCCAATATTGGTACTTTCTGTAGTATTAAAAAGTATTTTACCCTTATTTACAGCTCTTGTTACAATAGATAGTTTTTCTGGAGAGTTTTCTCAAAACACAATGAAAATTACAATTACTAGACCAATTTCAAGATTAAAGTTTTTTACTGCTAAAATAGTGGCAATAATGTTATTTGTAATAGCAAATCTTTTATTTGTTATGATTTTTTCAATTATTATAGGAATAATATTTAATTCAAATTCTTTTACCTTTATAGGTATATTGAGAATATTTTTATGCTACGTGGTTAGTATATTACCTATGATGATTTTAGCACTTATAATTATAGTTTTTTGTAATATTTTAAAAAGTGGAACAGGAGTATTCTTTTTATCTGTACTATTATTTATAGCTTTTAAAGCCATGGAGGTTATATTCTCAAGATATTCAGGAATATTCTTTACATCTATGCTTAATTGGTATAATTTATGGATAATAAGTAATTTACCATTTATAAAGATACTTCGTCAATTTATGATGATGTGTGGTTATGGAATAGTACTTTTTACATTAGGTTATTATTTATTTGATAAAAAAGAATTTTAA
- a CDS encoding DMT family transporter, translated as MIKNNKTKGFILVIIAALFWGYLGVPTKNLYDFNFDSFSVCFFRTSIAGIFYFLYCFKKDYMLLKVDKKGLLFFILYGAIGFATTFICYNVSVNYTSIAIGTMFMFTSQIWVVILSYFIFKEKFTARKIIAILLTLTGCFMMCEVYNPKNLNLNLQGVILGLISGITFALQIIFAKISSKKYNQNTLLAYSFIFASLFLLPFMNVKNTWNILSNTNNLYIIIKNIFIIGVFTTVIANGAYLKSVEYIEVGIASIIATLEIPVAAITAYFVFNESLDAVQIIGMFLIIISVIILEIQLKTINKIFDFSSKKETYE; from the coding sequence ATGATTAAAAATAATAAAACTAAAGGTTTCATTTTAGTTATTATAGCTGCATTATTTTGGGGATATTTAGGAGTCCCTACTAAAAATTTATATGATTTTAATTTTGATTCCTTCTCTGTTTGTTTTTTTAGAACATCTATAGCAGGTATTTTCTATTTTTTATATTGCTTTAAAAAGGATTATATGCTTTTAAAGGTGGATAAAAAAGGACTTTTGTTTTTTATACTTTATGGTGCCATAGGTTTTGCTACTACTTTTATTTGTTATAACGTATCCGTAAACTATACTTCCATAGCCATTGGTACTATGTTTATGTTTACCAGCCAAATTTGGGTTGTAATTCTCTCTTATTTTATATTCAAAGAAAAATTTACCGCTAGAAAAATCATAGCTATATTATTAACTTTAACTGGTTGTTTTATGATGTGTGAAGTTTACAATCCTAAAAATCTTAATTTAAATTTACAAGGAGTTATATTGGGACTTATTTCTGGAATTACCTTTGCCCTACAAATTATTTTTGCTAAAATAAGCTCTAAAAAATATAATCAAAATACATTACTTGCCTATTCTTTTATATTTGCATCATTATTTTTGCTTCCTTTTATGAATGTAAAAAACACTTGGAATATACTAAGTAATACCAATAATTTATATATTATAATAAAAAATATATTTATTATAGGAGTTTTCACTACGGTTATAGCAAATGGTGCCTATCTTAAATCTGTAGAATATATAGAAGTTGGCATAGCTTCCATAATAGCTACTTTAGAGATTCCAGTAGCTGCTATTACAGCTTATTTTGTATTTAATGAAAGCTTAGATGCAGTACAAATTATAGGCATGTTTTTAATTATCATATCCGTTATAATTTTAGAAATACAACTTAAAACCATTAATAAAATATTTGATTTTTCATCAAAAAAAGAAACTTATGAATAA
- a CDS encoding SanA/YdcF family protein, which produces MKNKIKTIVTFIIIIALIGTGAIFFIDYKVKSEGKKYIVNPKDVPEAEAILVLGAYVKPNGKLCDMLEDRVNVGIDLYKNNKAKKLLFSGDHGQVDYDEVNAMKKVAENEGVKKEDIFLDHAGFSTYESMYRAKEVFKAKKIIIVTQEYHLMRAVYIARQLGLDAYGVNSDPRNYWGITKYKTREIAARVKDFLNINIIKPEPKYLGEAIPVSGNGTVTHDK; this is translated from the coding sequence TTGAAAAATAAAATTAAAACAATAGTCACATTTATTATAATAATAGCTTTAATTGGAACAGGAGCAATATTTTTTATTGATTATAAAGTAAAATCAGAAGGTAAAAAATACATTGTAAATCCTAAAGATGTACCAGAGGCGGAGGCAATTTTAGTTTTAGGAGCTTACGTTAAGCCCAACGGCAAACTTTGTGATATGCTAGAGGATAGAGTTAATGTTGGAATAGATTTATACAAAAATAACAAGGCAAAGAAACTTTTATTTAGCGGAGATCATGGACAAGTTGATTATGATGAAGTAAATGCAATGAAAAAAGTTGCTGAAAATGAAGGGGTTAAAAAGGAAGATATATTTTTAGATCATGCTGGATTTAGTACCTATGAAAGTATGTATAGAGCAAAAGAAGTTTTTAAAGCTAAGAAAATAATAATTGTAACTCAAGAATATCATCTTATGAGAGCAGTTTACATAGCAAGACAGCTTGGGCTAGATGCATATGGAGTAAATTCAGATCCAAGAAATTATTGGGGAATAACTAAATATAAAACTAGGGAAATTGCAGCAAGAGTAAAGGATTTTTTAAATATTAATATAATAAAACCAGAACCCAAATATTTAGGAGAGGCTATTCCTGTAAGCGGAAATGGAACAGTTACACATGATAAATAG
- a CDS encoding DEAD/DEAH box helicase, with amino-acid sequence MFDKMDILEKQENSFFDINHKEIENSSFLINNKLIVNSEKGNLLDELKRCLSECEKFYFSVAFINFSGLQLLLDSFKELEDRGVEGKILTSTYLNFTEPKALERIKRFNNIELKVFVPTNDIGFHTKAYIFENKQEYKIIIGSSNITQRALKSNVEWNIRVISKKDDEFTCEVLEEYLSLWETTSIVDDNFLDVYDNFLKELKKVKEEKILEFSNYQLIKPNNMQKKAINNLNRLRALGENKAMVVAATGTGKTYMSAFDVINYNPKRMLFLVNREEILKSAKKTFARLIDNKNKTLGLLTGTSKILNTDYLFSTIQSMNNQLHKFSPQDFEYIVVDEAHHAASPTYKKIIDYFKPKFLLGMTATPERSDGEDIFSIFDNNIALEVRLREALELDLVIPFHYFGITDIDGIDLSDINLQQVDQIAKRLKVNKRVDFIIEKMKFYGHDGDKRKCIGFCANIDHAEYMTNEFNKRGIKSACLTGENSTYEREIYIKKLEDNEDDLQVIFTVDIFNEGVDIPSINLVLMLRPTTSPIVFIQQLGRGLRKHKSKEFLTVLDFIGNHKRTFLIAIALNGSRYYDKDSLKVAVATQFANIPGCTNIHMDKIAQERILEQLNKENFNSMKYLKEEYLEFKKMNGGRVPYFFMDYLKYDGALDPLKFLNKEKTYLNFVAKVEKDDKLKRLLENENFFKVLKELTDKLPIKRVYEFSILKYLLNHEQISLKQAKSQILKYIEYVDKDSIMHAFNCLNRNYYDSNEIKNTIKCFELKDEILSCTWQYKQIMYDKTYRAYIKDIINYGLIRYEKEFGSAYYGVPFLKLYEQYKMVDAALLSNYTKIHSSFRGSGLVTNGKEYFLFVDLHKEEGIKESINYKDKFIDTKYFQWQSPNNTSQSSDRGKNIIFNEQRGVNLHIFVRKYKQIDGVSEPYIYIGKGNVVEYRGERPITVKIKLENEIPMGIYTEFIKKV; translated from the coding sequence ATGTTTGATAAAATGGATATTTTAGAAAAGCAAGAAAATAGTTTTTTTGATATAAATCATAAAGAAATAGAAAACAGCAGTTTTTTAATCAACAATAAATTAATAGTTAATTCGGAAAAAGGAAATTTATTAGATGAACTGAAAAGATGTTTAAGTGAATGTGAAAAATTTTATTTTAGTGTAGCTTTCATTAATTTTAGTGGACTTCAATTGCTGTTGGATAGCTTTAAAGAGCTTGAAGATAGAGGAGTTGAAGGAAAAATATTAACCTCAACATATCTTAATTTTACTGAACCAAAAGCATTGGAGAGAATAAAAAGGTTTAATAATATTGAGTTAAAGGTTTTTGTACCTACCAATGACATAGGTTTTCATACTAAAGCTTATATTTTTGAAAATAAACAAGAATATAAAATAATCATAGGATCTTCTAATATAACTCAAAGAGCTTTAAAAAGTAATGTAGAATGGAATATTAGAGTTATTTCTAAAAAAGATGATGAGTTTACTTGCGAAGTTTTAGAAGAATATTTAAGCTTATGGGAAACAACCTCTATTGTAGATGATAATTTCCTTGATGTATATGATAACTTTCTAAAAGAATTAAAAAAAGTTAAAGAAGAAAAAATATTAGAATTTAGCAATTACCAATTAATAAAACCCAATAATATGCAAAAAAAGGCTATAAATAATTTAAATAGACTAAGAGCTTTGGGAGAAAATAAAGCAATGGTTGTTGCAGCTACAGGTACAGGTAAAACTTATATGTCAGCTTTTGATGTTATAAATTATAATCCAAAGAGAATGCTTTTTTTAGTAAATAGAGAAGAAATTTTAAAAAGTGCTAAAAAGACCTTTGCACGACTAATTGATAATAAAAATAAAACCCTAGGCCTTTTAACAGGAACAAGTAAAATTCTAAATACAGATTATTTATTTTCAACAATACAGTCAATGAATAATCAACTTCATAAATTTAGTCCACAGGATTTTGAATATATAGTTGTAGATGAGGCTCATCATGCAGCTAGTCCAACATATAAAAAAATTATAGACTATTTTAAACCTAAATTTTTACTTGGTATGACTGCAACACCAGAAAGAAGTGATGGGGAAGATATATTTTCTATTTTTGATAACAACATAGCCTTAGAGGTAAGGCTTAGGGAAGCTTTAGAACTAGATTTAGTAATCCCATTCCATTATTTTGGTATAACAGACATTGATGGCATCGATTTAAGTGATATAAATTTACAACAAGTTGACCAAATAGCTAAAAGATTAAAAGTTAATAAAAGAGTGGATTTTATAATAGAGAAAATGAAATTTTATGGACATGACGGAGATAAACGTAAATGTATAGGATTTTGTGCTAATATAGATCATGCTGAATATATGACCAATGAATTTAACAAAAGAGGTATAAAAAGTGCATGCTTAACAGGTGAAAATTCCACTTATGAAAGAGAGATTTATATAAAGAAGTTAGAAGATAATGAAGATGATTTACAGGTTATATTCACTGTAGATATTTTTAATGAAGGTGTGGACATACCCTCTATTAATTTAGTTTTAATGCTTAGACCTACAACTTCACCTATAGTATTTATACAGCAACTTGGTAGAGGTCTTAGAAAACATAAGTCAAAGGAATTTTTAACGGTGTTAGATTTTATAGGAAATCATAAAAGGACATTTTTAATAGCCATAGCTTTAAATGGTTCAAGGTATTATGATAAAGATAGTTTAAAAGTGGCAGTGGCAACTCAATTTGCTAATATACCTGGATGTACTAATATACATATGGACAAAATTGCTCAAGAGAGAATATTAGAGCAGTTAAATAAAGAAAATTTTAATTCTATGAAGTATTTAAAAGAAGAATACTTAGAATTTAAGAAAATGAATGGGGGAAGGGTTCCGTATTTTTTTATGGATTATTTAAAATACGATGGAGCTTTAGATCCTTTAAAATTTTTAAATAAGGAAAAAACATATCTTAATTTTGTAGCTAAAGTAGAAAAAGATGATAAGTTAAAAAGGCTCTTAGAAAATGAAAACTTTTTTAAAGTACTAAAAGAACTTACAGATAAGTTGCCAATAAAAAGAGTATATGAATTTAGCATATTAAAATACCTTTTAAATCATGAACAAATAAGTTTAAAACAAGCAAAAAGTCAGATTTTAAAATATATTGAGTATGTAGATAAAGATAGTATTATGCATGCTTTTAACTGTTTAAATAGAAATTATTATGATTCAAATGAAATAAAAAACACTATTAAATGTTTTGAACTAAAAGATGAAATATTAAGTTGCACTTGGCAATATAAACAAATAATGTATGATAAAACATATAGAGCATATATAAAGGACATTATCAATTATGGTCTTATAAGATATGAAAAGGAGTTTGGAAGTGCTTATTATGGAGTACCATTTTTAAAACTTTATGAACAATATAAGATGGTAGATGCAGCACTGCTTTCAAATTATACTAAAATTCACAGTTCATTTAGAGGAAGTGGTCTTGTAACAAATGGAAAAGAATATTTCCTTTTTGTAGATTTACACAAAGAAGAGGGCATTAAAGAAAGTATTAACTATAAAGACAAATTTATAGACACTAAGTATTTTCAATGGCAAAGCCCCAATAATACATCTCAAAGTTCAGATAGAGGAAAGAATATTATATTTAATGAACAAAGAGGAGTTAATTTACATATCTTTGTAAGAAAATATAAGCAAATTGATGGAGTTAGTGAACCCTATATTTACATAGGAAAAGGAAACGTAGTAGAATATAGAGGAGAAAGACCTATAACAGTTAAAATTAAATTAGAAAATGAAATTCCCATGGGAATATATACAGAATTTATAAAAAAGGTATAG
- a CDS encoding alpha/beta fold hydrolase, with protein sequence MKKIAEWFVIITVVVIIIGVVFPTWTPPINGTNSISELSQIKINGTNHEFMIRGSDKSNPIIIFVHGGPACSEIPYVTKYQDILEKDFTVVHYDQRGSGKSYHFFEDYSELSSKILINDLLAVTDYISERFNKEKVLLVGHSFGTYIALQAAAKVPEKFSAYIGIGQMSDPIKNESINLKYCIEQADKAGNKNDFMELESLEDSIQTGKATTPRKYVRKYGGAGRLIDDNRDYLDGFLTHPEYNLLDVIRYSRGVSVTQDKLLKESMNYPLPQLVTSIEIPCYFIMGQYDYMTTTQSAKEYFDSIKANKKEFIVYENSAHYPQFEEKKKFSKWLVNTFLQ encoded by the coding sequence ATGAAAAAAATAGCGGAATGGTTTGTTATAATAACAGTTGTTGTTATTATAATAGGAGTTGTATTCCCAACTTGGACACCGCCAATTAATGGGACAAATAGTATTAGTGAATTATCACAAATCAAAATTAATGGTACTAATCACGAATTTATGATAAGAGGAAGTGATAAGAGTAATCCAATTATTATTTTTGTACATGGAGGACCAGCTTGTTCAGAAATTCCATATGTTACTAAATACCAGGATATATTAGAAAAGGACTTCACAGTTGTTCATTATGACCAGAGGGGAAGTGGAAAGTCGTATCATTTTTTTGAGGATTATTCTGAACTTTCCTCTAAAATACTAATTAACGACTTATTAGCTGTAACAGATTATATTTCTGAAAGATTTAATAAAGAAAAAGTATTATTGGTAGGACATTCATTTGGTACTTATATTGCATTGCAGGCTGCAGCAAAAGTTCCTGAAAAATTTAGTGCATATATTGGCATTGGACAGATGTCAGACCCTATAAAAAATGAATCAATTAATCTTAAATATTGTATTGAACAGGCAGATAAAGCTGGAAATAAAAATGATTTTATGGAACTTGAAAGTTTAGAAGATTCGATTCAAACAGGAAAAGCTACAACCCCACGCAAATATGTCAGAAAGTACGGTGGGGCAGGGAGACTTATTGATGATAATCGAGATTATTTAGATGGATTTCTGACTCATCCTGAATACAATCTGCTTGATGTAATTCGTTATTCCCGTGGGGTTTCTGTTACACAAGATAAGTTGCTAAAGGAATCTATGAATTATCCCTTACCTCAGCTTGTAACAAGCATAGAAATTCCGTGTTACTTTATAATGGGACAATATGATTATATGACAACTACTCAGTCAGCAAAGGAGTATTTTGATTCTATTAAGGCTAATAAAAAAGAATTTATAGTATACGAAAATTCTGCACACTATCCTCAATTCGAGGAAAAGAAAAAATTTTCAAAGTGGTTAGTAAACACTTTTTTGCAATAG
- a CDS encoding DUF1002 domain-containing protein: protein MSCKKSISKVLVLFLTLSIVLGFTEKKVYADAYKVVTIGADLNQSQKEDMLKYFKVKKEEVNLLEVTKEEEDKYLSGIATQKEIGTRSISCSYVEPTNKGGINVETHNIYWVTESMIKNALITAGIENAEVKAAAPFNVSGTAALTGILKGFENSKGGKKIDENKKKAANEEIMLTGKLGDKIGQDEAASLINEIKKEVVKERPETQKEIENIVVNIVNNYNQSLSKEDIEKITALMDKINSLDLDFDKIKSQLNDVTKQLQGVLTSEEAKGFFAKLFEAIKNLITSIFGG, encoded by the coding sequence ATGAGTTGTAAAAAAAGTATAAGTAAAGTATTAGTGTTATTTCTTACACTTTCTATAGTCTTAGGTTTTACAGAGAAAAAAGTTTATGCTGATGCTTATAAAGTTGTTACTATAGGAGCAGATTTAAATCAAAGCCAAAAGGAAGATATGCTAAAATATTTTAAGGTGAAAAAAGAAGAAGTGAATTTATTAGAAGTTACTAAAGAAGAAGAGGACAAATATTTAAGTGGTATAGCAACTCAAAAGGAAATAGGTACAAGGTCCATATCCTGTTCTTATGTAGAGCCTACAAATAAAGGTGGAATAAATGTAGAGACTCACAATATATATTGGGTTACTGAAAGTATGATAAAAAATGCACTAATAACTGCTGGTATAGAAAATGCTGAAGTTAAAGCAGCAGCTCCTTTTAATGTATCTGGTACAGCAGCTCTTACAGGAATATTAAAAGGATTTGAAAATAGCAAGGGCGGTAAAAAAATAGATGAAAATAAAAAGAAAGCTGCTAACGAAGAAATTATGCTTACAGGCAAGCTTGGAGATAAAATAGGGCAGGATGAAGCGGCAAGTTTAATAAATGAAATAAAAAAAGAAGTTGTTAAAGAAAGACCTGAAACTCAAAAGGAAATAGAAAATATAGTGGTAAACATAGTTAATAATTATAATCAAAGTTTAAGCAAGGAAGATATTGAAAAAATAACTGCATTAATGGATAAGATAAATTCATTGGACTTAGATTTTGACAAAATAAAAAGTCAATTAAATGATGTAACAAAACAATTACAAGGGGTTTTAACTAGCGAAGAAGCTAAAGGATTTTTTGCAAAACTTTTTGAAGCTATTAAAAATTTAATTACAAGTATTTTTGGTGGTTAA
- a CDS encoding (deoxy)nucleoside triphosphate pyrophosphohydrolase, translating into MKKLVKVVGAIIENENNEILCALRSPQMCLPNMWEFPGGKIEKGETLKQAIEREIKEELSCDVKFIDVFNDNTHEYDNLIVNLITIKCKLISGMPIANEHSKLIWLHRENLLSLNWAPADIPAVNKLLLEKV; encoded by the coding sequence ATGAAAAAGTTAGTAAAAGTTGTTGGAGCTATTATTGAAAATGAAAATAATGAAATACTATGTGCACTTCGTTCTCCCCAAATGTGTCTTCCAAATATGTGGGAGTTTCCTGGAGGTAAAATAGAAAAAGGTGAAACCTTAAAACAAGCTATAGAAAGGGAAATAAAAGAAGAATTATCTTGTGATGTTAAGTTTATAGATGTTTTTAATGATAATACTCATGAATATGATAATTTAATAGTAAATCTAATTACTATTAAATGTAAATTAATATCCGGCATGCCTATAGCAAATGAACATTCAAAATTAATATGGTTACATAGAGAAAACTTACTTTCTCTAAACTGGGCTCCAGCAGATATTCCAGCTGTAAATAAGCTTTTATTAGAAAAGGTATAG
- a CDS encoding ABC transporter ATP-binding protein, translating to MEKVIEITNLNKVYKNGRGITDINLEINRGDIFGFLGPNGAGKTTTMKIMTGLIKADSGDVKILGHSVIEDFEKAMKKVGCIIETAESYQYLTAYENLKQFSRYYKNVDDKRIEEVLDLTGILKYKNEKTGKFSLGMKQRLGIAAAILSRPEVVILDEPFNGLDVEGMIDMRNIIKNMAKEEGTTFFISSHLIHDVELTCTKIGVLYGGKMLNVDTTKNILNNYATLENYFVSEVEQNGRI from the coding sequence TTGGAAAAGGTTATTGAAATAACTAATTTAAACAAAGTGTATAAAAATGGTAGAGGCATAACAGATATAAATCTAGAAATAAATAGAGGAGATATATTTGGCTTTTTAGGTCCTAATGGAGCAGGAAAAACTACAACTATGAAAATTATGACAGGACTTATTAAAGCAGATAGTGGAGATGTTAAAATTTTAGGACATAGTGTTATAGAAGATTTTGAAAAAGCAATGAAAAAGGTAGGATGCATTATTGAAACAGCAGAATCCTATCAATATTTAACAGCCTATGAAAATCTTAAACAATTTTCAAGATACTATAAAAATGTTGATGATAAAAGAATAGAAGAAGTCTTAGATCTTACAGGTATATTAAAATATAAAAATGAAAAAACAGGTAAATTTTCTCTTGGAATGAAACAAAGATTGGGTATTGCAGCCGCTATATTATCTAGACCTGAAGTAGTTATATTAGACGAGCCTTTTAATGGACTAGATGTTGAGGGCATGATTGATATGAGAAATATTATAAAAAATATGGCAAAAGAAGAAGGAACTACGTTCTTTATATCAAGTCATCTTATTCATGATGTAGAACTTACTTGTACCAAAATAGGAGTTTTATATGGTGGGAAAATGCTTAATGTAGATACCACTAAAAATATATTAAATAATTATGCAACACTGGAGAATTACTTTGTAAGTGAGGTGGAACAAAATGGAAGGATTTAA
- a CDS encoding DUF3791 domain-containing protein, whose amino-acid sequence MDEKKLEFTIFCIESLAESLKMDARDVYKLIKNTNILNEYIIPCYEPLHSQSKRYIVEDLIEVLEERGAFN is encoded by the coding sequence ATGGATGAAAAAAAATTGGAATTTACAATATTTTGTATTGAAAGCTTAGCAGAAAGCTTAAAAATGGATGCTAGAGATGTATATAAATTGATTAAAAATACAAATATTTTGAATGAATATATTATACCTTGTTATGAACCATTACACTCTCAAAGTAAACGCTATATAGTAGAAGATTTAATAGAGGTATTGGAAGAAAGGGGAGCATTTAATTGA